The following proteins are co-located in the Haloprofundus halophilus genome:
- a CDS encoding ABC transporter permease: MSIANKIDSVRGSDYGIVLSNTLRKLLRERMTRFAFFGLLFVLLLGLLGPMLAPYDYSAQQRTADGDLKRYVSPSLEHPLGTNDRGEDVASRLLFGARATVITGMLAGTLMLSIGLLVGVVAGYVGGRSEEVLMRFVDLMYGIPFIPFAIVLITFFGAGFYTTIAIIGLVLWRFIARVIRSQVLQIKQREYIMAAKASGASTSWIIRKHILPNIANMAALFFAMGVGLAILEQAGLSFIGVTDPFIPTWGIMLRNAHQSGSVVEAWWWSFPPGIMISVTVLSLYLLGRGYEQSTENDEVVV; the protein is encoded by the coding sequence AAAGTTGCTCCGAGAGCGGATGACCCGATTCGCCTTCTTCGGACTCCTCTTCGTCTTGCTGCTCGGCCTCCTCGGTCCCATGCTCGCACCGTACGACTACAGCGCCCAGCAGCGAACCGCCGACGGAGACCTGAAACGGTACGTCTCGCCCTCGCTCGAACACCCGCTGGGGACGAACGACCGCGGTGAAGACGTCGCCTCGCGGCTGTTGTTCGGCGCTCGGGCGACAGTCATCACCGGCATGCTCGCTGGAACGCTCATGCTGTCGATAGGGCTGCTCGTCGGCGTCGTCGCGGGGTACGTGGGTGGACGGTCCGAGGAGGTGCTCATGCGGTTCGTCGACCTGATGTACGGGATTCCGTTCATCCCCTTCGCGATCGTCCTCATCACGTTCTTCGGGGCGGGGTTCTACACGACGATAGCGATAATCGGACTCGTCCTCTGGCGGTTCATCGCCCGTGTCATCAGATCGCAGGTGCTACAGATCAAACAGCGCGAGTACATCATGGCGGCGAAGGCGTCCGGCGCGAGCACCTCCTGGATCATCCGAAAGCACATTCTCCCGAACATCGCAAACATGGCGGCGCTGTTTTTCGCCATGGGCGTCGGTCTGGCGATTCTCGAACAGGCCGGACTGTCGTTCATCGGCGTGACCGACCCCTTCATCCCGACGTGGGGTATCATGCTGCGAAACGCTCACCAGTCGGGTAGCGTCGTGGAAGCGTGGTGGTGGTCGTTCCCGCCGGGAATCATGATCTCGGTGACCGTCCTCTCGCTGTACCTGCTCGGACGCGGGTACGAACAGTCGACCGAGAACGACGAGGTAGTAGTCTAA
- a CDS encoding asparaginase, which produces MSVRIVSTGGTIASTEDDGADANPDLTGDDLVAAVPALDGLTTVETEDFATVPSPYLSFEDLLDLVDLLRELDADPEVDGVVVTQGTDNLEETSYFVDCCYDGETPVAFTGAMRTPSHASPDGPANLLAGVRTVLDDSARDRGVLVVFNDRVHAAREVVKAHSMNVDTFRTPEFGPLATVDEDRLVWRRRAENPDPTFSPTASALPDEVLTCVATLDMSDSVLELGTEADAVCLAAMGAGHVPPKILSALETLRDEDVPVVATTRCPEGRLARRTYGFRGSERTLQELGCYYSDLNLQKTRVKAVLALAEDRLSDAFDRPTPN; this is translated from the coding sequence ATGTCCGTACGGATTGTCTCGACCGGCGGAACGATCGCATCGACGGAAGACGACGGCGCCGACGCGAATCCCGACCTCACCGGGGACGACCTCGTTGCGGCCGTCCCGGCGCTCGACGGCCTGACGACCGTCGAAACCGAGGACTTCGCCACGGTTCCGAGCCCGTACCTCTCCTTCGAGGACCTGCTCGATCTCGTCGATCTGTTGCGCGAACTCGACGCCGACCCGGAAGTCGACGGCGTCGTCGTCACGCAGGGGACCGACAACCTCGAAGAGACGTCGTACTTCGTCGACTGCTGCTACGACGGTGAGACGCCGGTCGCGTTCACAGGCGCGATGCGTACGCCGTCGCATGCCAGCCCGGACGGTCCCGCAAACCTCCTCGCCGGCGTCCGGACCGTTCTCGACGACTCGGCCCGCGACCGGGGCGTGTTGGTCGTGTTCAACGACCGAGTCCACGCCGCACGGGAGGTCGTGAAGGCGCACTCGATGAACGTCGATACGTTCCGAACCCCGGAGTTCGGGCCGCTCGCGACGGTCGACGAGGACCGGCTCGTGTGGCGACGACGCGCCGAGAACCCGGACCCGACGTTCTCTCCCACTGCGTCCGCGCTCCCCGACGAAGTTCTCACCTGCGTGGCGACGCTCGACATGAGCGACTCGGTCCTCGAACTCGGGACGGAGGCCGACGCAGTGTGTCTCGCGGCGATGGGTGCCGGTCACGTGCCGCCGAAGATTCTCTCGGCTCTCGAAACGCTGCGCGACGAGGACGTCCCGGTCGTCGCGACGACTCGGTGTCCGGAGGGCCGACTCGCCCGCCGAACGTACGGATTCCGGGGGAGCGAGCGGACTCTACAGGAACTCGGCTGCTACTACTCCGATCTGAACCTTCAAAAGACGCGGGTAAAAGCCGTGCTCGCGCTCGCGGAGGACCGACTCTCGGACGCGTTCGACCGGCCGACCCCGAACTGA
- a CDS encoding ABC transporter ATP-binding protein, with the protein MTEPILEFEDVNIKYRTRGDSDVHAVNNASFTIGEHEYFGLVGESGCGKSTIADSVVGGLDDNGEVVSGKIKFKGKEIQDFSEKQFNKEIRWKEISVIPQSSMNSLDPVMKLSDQAIEMAKYHTDLSKREAVDRLRELFDVVGIPESRIHNYPHQFSGGMQQRTIIAFSLFLQPSLIIADEPTTALDVIMQDQILDYINALKDDWDVSMLMITHDISIVFENCDTMAVMHGGQMAESGSVIDVFDRPRHPYSILLQNAFPDIRYPDRELAVIEGHPPQLTEVPDYCTFADRCPWATAECYDGAPEPVDVGGGDDHRAWCVHADEMETLAAEHLSTSRNATNILEEAHE; encoded by the coding sequence ATGACCGAACCCATACTCGAATTCGAAGACGTCAACATCAAGTACCGGACGCGGGGAGACAGCGACGTACACGCGGTCAACAACGCGTCGTTCACCATCGGCGAGCACGAGTACTTCGGACTCGTCGGCGAGAGCGGCTGCGGTAAGAGCACTATCGCGGACTCGGTCGTCGGCGGCCTCGACGACAACGGCGAGGTCGTCTCCGGGAAGATCAAGTTCAAAGGCAAGGAGATTCAGGACTTCAGTGAGAAACAGTTCAACAAGGAGATTCGCTGGAAGGAGATATCGGTCATCCCCCAGTCGTCGATGAACAGCTTAGACCCCGTGATGAAGCTGAGCGACCAGGCCATCGAGATGGCCAAGTACCACACGGACCTGTCGAAACGGGAGGCCGTCGACCGCCTCAGAGAGCTGTTCGACGTGGTCGGGATTCCCGAATCGCGCATCCACAACTACCCCCACCAGTTCTCCGGCGGGATGCAACAGCGGACGATAATCGCGTTCTCGCTGTTCCTGCAGCCGAGTCTCATCATCGCCGACGAGCCGACGACGGCGCTCGACGTCATCATGCAGGACCAGATTCTCGACTACATCAACGCGCTCAAAGACGACTGGGACGTGAGCATGCTGATGATTACCCACGACATCTCCATCGTGTTCGAAAACTGTGACACGATGGCGGTGATGCACGGCGGTCAGATGGCCGAATCCGGGAGCGTCATCGACGTGTTCGACCGTCCGCGACATCCCTACTCCATCCTCCTGCAGAACGCGTTCCCGGACATCCGCTACCCGGACCGGGAACTGGCGGTCATCGAGGGGCACCCCCCACAGTTGACCGAAGTGCCGGACTACTGCACGTTCGCCGACCGATGTCCGTGGGCGACCGCCGAGTGTTACGACGGTGCGCCGGAACCCGTCGACGTCGGCGGCGGCGACGACCACCGCGCGTGGTGCGTGCACGCCGACGAGATGGAGACGCTCGCGGCCGAGCACCTGTCCACGTCGAGGAACGCGACGAACATTCTGGAGGAAGCCCATGAGTGA
- a CDS encoding ABC transporter substrate-binding protein, whose protein sequence is MPTCGKSGPETRVSRRRLLQTVGVASAAGLAGCSGTNENNGSGGGNGDLGERVPTLTFQYWSDQGPPTVLFEETISQIEANIGEIGVQIETMPMTTGEGITAVSDDTRGFHFAVNSHGPSPGRLDPNELLTNYSIDFAGANGQYNPANYASCEFTEHAKAQQTAGDPDERQSIVDDAMAQFSEDVAFITTIERPTTAAINTDQVNAVEAGSAGFSDTHWAALVEAGVTTTGGTDTIVANLPSEHLTSSFYPTVADGDSIGLYTSLTHSPLLAYDANYELTPVLAEDWETSDDGTSTTFNLREATFHNGDPVTPEDVKWTYEFLAEQYHAGNYSWTSLPESLTVEIVDDSTVNFVTDEPAPTLLTASLAIYGVLPKGPYVDAGIEDNPTDFEDPMIGAGPYRITAYNNQQNMALEPHDSHPVYDVQTGIVFQLYESTDGVTRAFENGELNVAVALHPEAGSQLRESMGDNVQIITGKSHLPFGVMPQQSFAPGMFREFRMALSNLIDRRSLNETYAFGESEVVTQGTFNSNAHPWHNADVLTKIADETANTERARQLLEDAGWGWDNNGNLHYPPDAELEAWPQGETPDPSEFSCLE, encoded by the coding sequence ATGCCAACATGTGGCAAGAGCGGACCAGAGACGAGAGTCAGCCGACGGCGATTGTTACAAACGGTCGGCGTCGCATCGGCTGCAGGTCTCGCTGGCTGCAGCGGTACCAACGAGAACAACGGGAGCGGCGGAGGCAACGGGGATTTGGGCGAGCGGGTGCCGACGCTCACGTTCCAGTACTGGTCGGACCAGGGACCGCCGACGGTGCTCTTCGAGGAGACTATCTCGCAGATAGAGGCGAACATCGGTGAGATCGGCGTCCAGATCGAGACGATGCCGATGACGACCGGCGAGGGGATCACTGCGGTGTCCGACGACACGCGCGGCTTCCACTTCGCGGTCAACAGCCACGGGCCGTCACCCGGACGCCTCGATCCGAACGAGCTGCTGACCAACTACAGCATCGACTTCGCGGGGGCGAACGGGCAGTACAACCCCGCAAACTACGCCAGCTGTGAGTTCACCGAACACGCCAAGGCCCAACAGACGGCGGGCGATCCTGACGAACGACAGTCGATCGTCGACGACGCGATGGCTCAGTTCTCGGAGGACGTCGCGTTCATCACGACCATCGAACGGCCGACGACGGCTGCCATCAACACGGACCAGGTCAACGCGGTCGAAGCGGGGTCGGCGGGGTTCTCGGACACCCACTGGGCGGCGTTAGTCGAGGCGGGGGTCACGACCACCGGCGGCACCGACACCATCGTCGCGAACTTACCGTCGGAACACCTCACGAGTAGCTTCTACCCGACCGTTGCCGACGGCGACTCGATAGGACTCTACACGAGTCTCACTCACTCGCCGTTGCTAGCGTACGACGCGAACTACGAGCTCACTCCCGTGCTCGCCGAAGACTGGGAGACGTCCGACGACGGGACGTCGACGACGTTCAACCTCCGAGAGGCGACGTTCCACAACGGCGACCCGGTTACACCGGAAGACGTCAAGTGGACGTACGAGTTCCTCGCCGAGCAGTACCACGCCGGCAACTACTCGTGGACGTCGCTCCCGGAGAGCCTCACCGTCGAAATCGTCGACGACAGCACCGTCAACTTCGTGACCGACGAACCGGCGCCGACGCTACTGACGGCGAGCCTCGCCATCTACGGTGTGCTCCCGAAGGGCCCCTACGTCGACGCGGGCATCGAGGACAACCCGACCGACTTCGAGGACCCGATGATCGGTGCCGGGCCGTACCGGATCACGGCGTACAACAACCAGCAGAACATGGCGCTGGAGCCGCACGACAGCCATCCCGTCTACGACGTACAGACGGGCATCGTCTTCCAGCTCTACGAGAGCACCGACGGCGTCACCCGAGCGTTCGAGAACGGCGAACTCAACGTCGCCGTCGCGCTGCACCCGGAGGCCGGCAGTCAACTGCGGGAGAGCATGGGCGACAACGTCCAGATCATCACCGGGAAGTCGCACCTTCCGTTCGGTGTGATGCCCCAGCAGTCGTTCGCCCCCGGGATGTTCCGCGAGTTCCGGATGGCGCTGTCGAACCTCATCGACAGACGGAGCCTGAACGAGACGTACGCGTTCGGCGAATCCGAGGTGGTAACGCAGGGCACCTTCAACTCGAACGCTCACCCGTGGCACAACGCGGACGTGCTCACGAAAATCGCCGACGAGACGGCGAACACCGAGCGAGCGCGGCAGCTGCTCGAAGACGCCGGATGGGGCTGGGACAACAACGGTAACCTGCACTACCCGCCGGATGCGGAGTTAGAGGCTTGGCCACAGGGCGAGACGCCCGACCCGAGCGAGTTCTCCTGTCTCGAGTGA
- a CDS encoding fumarylacetoacetate hydrolase family protein encodes MRQVRFIDPAGSTRTGEWVDGGVEFASQRFDVEDVSILPPTNPTKIVCVGLNYRLHAEETDSEIPERPLLFLKTPNTLAGHGDTIALPKDKERIDYEAELGVVIGEQCRNVSRENVDEVIAGYTVVNDLSNRDDQREEQNWVRGKAFDNSAPVGPVLAPPEALADDASIELRQNGEVKQSSTIDDMIFGVPELIEEITKLVTLEAGDVIATGTPEGVGPISDGDTVEVEIDGVGTLVNNFVAKEFSGDTSNDFMPGQ; translated from the coding sequence ATGCGACAAGTTCGATTTATCGATCCCGCAGGCAGTACGCGGACCGGTGAGTGGGTCGACGGCGGCGTCGAGTTCGCCTCTCAGCGGTTCGACGTCGAAGACGTATCGATTCTCCCGCCGACGAATCCGACGAAGATCGTCTGCGTGGGCTTGAACTACCGACTGCACGCGGAGGAGACCGACTCGGAGATACCCGAACGGCCGCTTCTGTTCCTGAAGACGCCGAACACGCTCGCCGGCCACGGCGACACCATCGCACTGCCGAAGGACAAAGAGCGAATCGACTACGAGGCGGAACTCGGCGTCGTCATCGGCGAACAGTGCCGCAACGTCTCTCGCGAGAACGTCGACGAAGTCATCGCCGGCTACACGGTCGTAAACGACCTCTCGAATCGCGACGACCAGCGAGAGGAACAGAACTGGGTCAGAGGGAAGGCGTTCGACAACTCCGCCCCCGTCGGCCCGGTGCTGGCACCGCCGGAGGCGCTCGCCGACGACGCGTCGATCGAACTCCGACAGAACGGCGAGGTGAAGCAGTCGTCGACTATCGACGACATGATCTTCGGCGTTCCCGAACTCATCGAGGAGATTACGAAGCTCGTGACGCTCGAGGCGGGCGACGTGATCGCGACCGGGACGCCCGAGGGAGTCGGCCCGATCAGCGACGGCGACACCGTCGAAGTCGAGATCGACGGCGTCGGTACGCTCGTCAACAACTTCGTCGCCAAGGAGTTCAGCGGCGACACGTCCAACGACTTCATGCCCGGCCAGTAG
- a CDS encoding aminotransferase class I/II-fold pyridoxal phosphate-dependent enzyme, with product MIERSTVPLARRVDRVDETMIRTMYDLAEQRSGDLVRLEIGEPDFDTPEHIVEAAAEAARGGATHYTHNAGIPALREAIAEKMERDHDLAVDPNQVVAAAGATEALYLTLLTTAERGDEVVLPTPAWPQYRLQIQLAGATPVEVGLSAADDFDLDVDRVVDAIGDDTACVILNSPSNPTSQVYDPEAVEAVVDAAAAHDAVVVLDEVYASLDFGGDGRSLAADLDANNVVVINACSKQYAMTGWRLGWLVAPEHLARGAIKLHPGTSSCPSSLSQHGAVAALTGPQDEAEAMFEAFRERRDYVRERVDSIPSVSCPAPDGGFYAFLDVSALEGTSFEIAERLLEEHGVVTVPGEGFGAGGQGSIRVSFASSLAELEEGFDRIERFVRDELA from the coding sequence ATGATAGAACGAAGCACAGTTCCACTCGCACGACGCGTCGACAGGGTCGACGAGACGATGATCCGGACGATGTACGACCTCGCCGAGCAGCGGTCGGGCGACCTCGTCCGGCTGGAGATCGGGGAACCCGACTTCGACACGCCCGAACACATCGTCGAGGCGGCGGCGGAGGCGGCTCGGGGCGGCGCAACCCACTACACGCACAACGCGGGAATCCCCGCGCTCCGCGAGGCCATCGCCGAGAAGATGGAACGCGACCACGACCTGGCGGTCGACCCGAACCAGGTGGTCGCGGCCGCGGGTGCGACGGAGGCGCTGTACCTCACGCTACTGACCACCGCCGAGCGCGGTGACGAGGTCGTCCTTCCGACGCCGGCGTGGCCGCAGTACCGCCTCCAGATTCAGCTCGCGGGGGCGACGCCCGTCGAGGTGGGGCTCTCGGCGGCCGACGATTTCGACCTCGACGTCGACCGCGTCGTCGACGCCATCGGAGACGACACCGCCTGCGTCATCCTGAACTCGCCGTCGAATCCGACGAGCCAGGTGTACGACCCCGAGGCGGTCGAAGCCGTCGTCGACGCGGCGGCCGCCCACGACGCGGTCGTCGTCCTCGACGAAGTGTACGCGAGCCTCGACTTCGGGGGCGACGGACGGAGTCTCGCCGCCGACCTCGACGCCAACAACGTCGTCGTCATCAACGCCTGTTCGAAGCAGTATGCGATGACCGGGTGGCGCCTCGGCTGGCTCGTCGCTCCCGAACACCTGGCGAGAGGGGCCATCAAGCTCCACCCCGGCACGTCGTCGTGTCCGTCGAGCCTCTCACAGCACGGTGCCGTAGCTGCGCTCACGGGACCGCAGGACGAGGCCGAGGCGATGTTCGAGGCGTTTCGGGAGCGACGGGACTACGTCAGAGAGCGCGTCGACTCGATTCCCTCGGTCTCCTGTCCCGCTCCCGACGGCGGGTTCTACGCCTTCCTCGACGTGAGCGCGCTGGAGGGGACGAGCTTCGAGATAGCCGAGCGACTCCTCGAAGAGCACGGCGTCGTAACCGTTCCGGGCGAGGGGTTCGGTGCCGGCGGACAGGGCTCCATCCGGGTGAGTTTCGCGAGCAGCCTCGCAGAGTTAGAGGAAGGATTCGACCGAATCGAGCGGTTCGTCCGCGACGAACTGGCCTGA
- a CDS encoding 4-carboxy-4-hydroxy-2-oxoadipate aldolase/oxaloacetate decarboxylase: MEIVRDVERPDSAIIDSFRDVSAADAHEAMGKSNAMTPRIAPIDAAHRLCGPACTVRVPPGDNLMVHVGSQVAEPGDVLVIAAETTRAVTWGELLTLNAVERGIQGVVTAGNVRDVSALSELEFPVFAAAVSQAGAVKETPGSVNVPVTVGDVVVNPGDIVVGDADGVTVVPKDDAEAVLDRATELADREARTRERLANGESLYEIGGYGERIESLGGPVLGSDSGD; the protein is encoded by the coding sequence ATGGAGATCGTCCGAGATGTCGAGCGACCCGATTCGGCGATAATCGACTCGTTTCGGGATGTGAGCGCCGCAGACGCCCACGAGGCGATGGGCAAATCGAACGCGATGACTCCCCGAATCGCCCCTATCGACGCCGCCCACCGGCTCTGCGGCCCGGCGTGTACAGTTCGAGTCCCGCCGGGCGACAACCTGATGGTACACGTCGGGTCGCAGGTCGCCGAACCGGGAGACGTCCTCGTGATCGCCGCCGAGACGACGCGGGCGGTCACCTGGGGCGAACTGTTGACGCTCAACGCCGTCGAGCGCGGAATTCAGGGGGTCGTCACCGCGGGCAACGTGAGGGACGTGTCCGCCCTCTCGGAACTGGAGTTCCCCGTCTTCGCCGCGGCGGTGTCGCAGGCGGGCGCCGTCAAGGAGACGCCGGGGTCGGTCAACGTCCCCGTCACGGTCGGCGACGTGGTAGTCAACCCCGGAGACATCGTCGTCGGCGACGCCGACGGGGTCACCGTCGTCCCGAAAGACGACGCCGAGGCGGTACTCGACCGGGCCACCGAGCTCGCCGACCGGGAGGCTCGGACGCGCGAACGACTCGCAAACGGCGAGTCGCTCTACGAGATCGGCGGCTACGGCGAACGAATCGAATCGCTCGGCGGCCCGGTGCTGGGCTCCGACTCCGGCGACTGA
- a CDS encoding ABC transporter permease, which produces MSRLQYFVKRTLVTAVLIFLVATALFVFFRAMPGDYTSLLVQQGMSPEQVERLQTKWGLNQPLHQQYLAYITNLLTADAGISFRHGTDVWTLVKPRILNSLILVAPAITATYIIGSVLGAVIGRYRGGLFEKSSIVSVSVFHSIPEFFLGILLIAAFSETLGLFPTSGMLSPQTSIAIQDQPFYEMFFLPEFWQHYALPFATITLYFMQYPALIMRNSVVEISDQDFLHYHRLKGLPRAKLLRKLYRHACLPVVTLYPISLANAISGLVLVEVVFNWPGIGRLLVDSVLARDFPVIQFVFLVAAVWVILGNFFVDLFYGVIDPRVSVEGDAE; this is translated from the coding sequence GTGAGTCGTCTCCAGTACTTCGTCAAGCGGACGCTCGTCACGGCGGTGCTGATCTTCCTCGTGGCGACGGCCCTGTTCGTCTTCTTCCGGGCGATGCCCGGCGACTACACCTCGCTGTTGGTGCAACAGGGGATGAGCCCCGAACAGGTCGAGCGGTTACAGACCAAGTGGGGACTCAATCAACCGCTCCACCAGCAGTACTTGGCGTATATCACCAATCTGTTAACCGCAGATGCCGGCATCTCCTTCCGCCACGGAACCGACGTGTGGACGCTGGTGAAGCCCCGAATTCTGAACTCGCTCATTCTCGTCGCGCCGGCGATTACGGCGACGTACATCATCGGGTCGGTGCTGGGCGCGGTCATCGGTCGGTACCGCGGCGGGCTGTTCGAGAAGTCGAGCATCGTCTCGGTGTCGGTCTTTCACTCGATTCCCGAGTTCTTCCTCGGCATCCTGCTGATAGCGGCGTTCTCCGAGACGCTCGGCCTCTTCCCCACGTCGGGGATGCTCTCGCCGCAGACGTCCATCGCCATCCAGGACCAGCCGTTCTACGAGATGTTCTTCCTGCCGGAGTTCTGGCAGCACTACGCGCTGCCGTTCGCGACGATTACGCTGTACTTCATGCAGTATCCCGCGCTGATCATGCGCAACAGCGTCGTCGAGATAAGCGACCAGGACTTCCTGCACTACCACCGGCTGAAGGGGCTTCCCCGGGCGAAACTCCTTCGGAAGCTCTACCGCCACGCCTGTCTGCCGGTCGTGACGCTCTACCCCATCTCGCTGGCGAACGCCATCAGCGGACTCGTGCTGGTCGAGGTCGTCTTCAACTGGCCGGGCATCGGTCGGCTGCTCGTCGACTCGGTGCTCGCGAGAGATTTCCCGGTGATCCAGTTCGTCTTCCTCGTCGCCGCGGTGTGGGTCATCCTCGGGAACTTCTTCGTCGACCTGTTCTACGGCGTGATCGACCCCCGGGTATCGGTCGAAGGCGACGCCGAGTAA
- a CDS encoding universal stress protein, with protein MSILATIGEETSSDRVVSVAYELATAYGEPLVVLHVVPDEDFEAHKEAIESVADFSDVSFEQEEDSAARYARRVVKNRLDQFDETVVETRGRVGDPTDQILAEADLLDARFVVVGGRRRSPVGKALFGSTTQEVLLGADCPVVTAMTD; from the coding sequence GTGTCGATACTCGCAACCATCGGCGAAGAGACTAGCTCCGACAGAGTCGTCTCCGTCGCGTACGAGTTGGCTACCGCCTACGGAGAACCGCTCGTAGTCCTGCACGTCGTACCCGACGAGGACTTCGAGGCGCACAAGGAAGCGATAGAGAGCGTCGCCGACTTCTCGGACGTCTCGTTCGAACAGGAGGAGGACAGCGCGGCGCGGTACGCACGGCGCGTCGTGAAGAATCGACTCGACCAGTTCGACGAGACTGTCGTCGAGACGCGCGGGCGCGTCGGTGACCCGACCGACCAGATTCTGGCGGAGGCCGACCTCCTCGACGCGAGGTTCGTCGTCGTCGGCGGACGGCGTCGGTCGCCGGTCGGAAAGGCGCTCTTCGGTAGTACCACCCAAGAGGTCCTGCTCGGTGCCGACTGTCCGGTCGTCACCGCGATGACCGATTGA
- a CDS encoding ABC transporter ATP-binding protein, with protein sequence MSESPPVLELRSLEKHFKTSGGLLNTAVNRITGGTPDYVRAVDGVSMKLEKNQVQGVIGESGCGKTTLLRTLIGIYQPSGGEMYFHGRPVSEFDKADWKDFRRQVQLVFQDPFNSLDPKFTVRRTLAEPLEIHGIEYDEARIAEMLEAVGLTPPEKYLTRFPSQLSGGEKQRVSIARGLITEPDVILADEPASMLDVSTQAEILNLLNRLTDEFGVSMLYISHDLSTVSYICDMINVMYLGRVVEQAPTKELIVDPKHPYTEALIKSIPVPDPHYVRDRPDVDGEPGDPINMPTGCRFKNRCPQRMDVCDEKPRDIELGGDVNRTVACHLYNEQLLEGAQ encoded by the coding sequence ATGAGTGAATCGCCACCGGTGTTGGAACTTCGGTCGTTGGAGAAGCATTTCAAAACGTCGGGCGGGTTGCTCAACACGGCAGTAAACCGGATCACCGGGGGCACTCCCGACTACGTTCGCGCTGTCGACGGCGTGAGCATGAAACTGGAGAAAAATCAGGTGCAGGGTGTCATCGGCGAGAGCGGCTGTGGAAAGACGACGCTGCTTCGGACGCTCATCGGCATCTACCAACCGTCCGGCGGGGAGATGTACTTCCACGGTCGGCCCGTCTCGGAGTTCGACAAAGCCGACTGGAAGGATTTCCGTCGGCAGGTCCAACTCGTGTTCCAGGACCCGTTCAACTCGCTGGACCCGAAGTTCACCGTCCGACGGACGCTGGCCGAACCGCTCGAGATACACGGTATCGAATACGACGAGGCTCGAATCGCCGAGATGCTCGAGGCCGTCGGTCTGACGCCGCCCGAGAAGTACCTCACTCGGTTCCCGAGCCAGCTATCGGGCGGAGAGAAGCAGCGGGTCTCCATCGCGCGCGGACTGATCACCGAACCGGACGTCATCCTGGCCGACGAGCCGGCGTCGATGCTCGACGTCTCCACGCAGGCGGAGATTCTGAACCTGCTAAACCGACTCACCGACGAGTTCGGCGTCTCGATGTTGTACATCTCGCACGACCTGTCGACGGTGTCCTACATCTGTGACATGATCAACGTGATGTACCTCGGGCGGGTCGTCGAGCAGGCGCCCACCAAGGAACTCATCGTCGACCCGAAGCATCCGTACACCGAAGCGCTGATCAAGTCCATCCCGGTGCCCGACCCGCACTACGTCCGCGACCGACCGGACGTCGACGGCGAACCGGGCGACCCGATAAACATGCCGACCGGCTGTCGGTTCAAGAATCGGTGTCCGCAGCGGATGGACGTCTGCGACGAGAAACCCCGCGACATCGAACTCGGGGGTGACGTGAACCGCACGGTTGCGTGTCACCTCTACAACGAACAGCTCCTGGAGGGAGCACAATGA